In Hallerella succinigenes, the following are encoded in one genomic region:
- a CDS encoding TIR domain-containing protein, translated as MPELRTYNLFISHSWSYSNAYERLTDFFNEHPYFQWKDYSVPQDDPIHNCGTDRQLEDAIRGKILHASCVVILAGVYATYSKWINKEIRIAKELDKPIVAVQPWGAEKTSKIVKDNADIIAGWNSDSIVDAIRKLAK; from the coding sequence ATGCCTGAACTACGTACATACAACTTATTCATCAGTCACTCTTGGAGCTACAGTAATGCTTATGAGCGCTTGACTGATTTCTTCAACGAACATCCTTATTTCCAATGGAAGGATTATTCGGTTCCTCAAGATGATCCTATTCATAACTGTGGGACAGATCGTCAGTTAGAGGATGCTATTCGTGGGAAAATTCTGCATGCATCTTGCGTGGTAATTCTTGCCGGAGTCTACGCTACCTATTCTAAGTGGATTAACAAGGAAATTCGCATTGCCAAGGAACTTGATAAGCCTATTGTTGCAGTGCAGCCATGGGGGGCAGAAAAAACATCCAAGATTGTCAAGGATAATGCGGATATAATCGCCGGTTGGAATAGTGAT
- a CDS encoding restriction endonuclease subunit S, with translation MTRLLGVSITKEFMPSIANIVGTDLSAYKVVTKGQFAYGPVTSRNGDKISVALLDGYDDAIISQAYTVFEVVDTNALDPEYLMMWFRRPEFDRYARFHSHGSAREVFDWEEMCEVQVPVPAIEKQREIVAEYNTLATRIETNKKLIATLEQTAQTLYRHTFIDNIDPNNLPQGWRMGTLGEIAEITSGKTCVDKKDVSEGNYKYPVAGASGIIGYSNEFNQDERLMTTGRVGTLGIVNRYNERLYTADNVLVIKAKFYEYCYQILNRLDYAEITKGGVQSLITQTDLKNISINIPTDTELKQFEITNSKLFEHVKYKIDENQTLTQMQTLLLSKMGY, from the coding sequence GTGACGCGGTTACTTGGCGTGAGCATCACGAAAGAATTCATGCCCTCTATCGCCAATATTGTCGGCACAGATTTGTCCGCCTATAAAGTGGTGACCAAGGGGCAATTTGCTTATGGTCCCGTAACGTCTCGCAATGGTGATAAAATTTCAGTTGCCTTGTTGGACGGATATGACGACGCCATCATTTCGCAGGCCTATACCGTTTTTGAAGTCGTTGATACGAACGCCCTGGATCCCGAATATCTGATGATGTGGTTCCGTCGCCCGGAATTTGACCGCTACGCCCGCTTCCATTCTCACGGCAGCGCCCGCGAGGTCTTTGACTGGGAAGAAATGTGCGAAGTCCAGGTCCCCGTCCCCGCGATAGAAAAACAGCGCGAAATTGTCGCCGAATACAACACCCTCGCCACCCGCATCGAAACTAACAAGAAACTCATCGCCACCCTCGAACAAACCGCCCAAACCCTCTACCGCCACACCTTCATTGACAACATCGACCCCAACAATCTGCCGCAGGGATGGAGAATGGGAACTTTGGGGGAGATTGCTGAAATTACAAGTGGAAAAACTTGTGTGGATAAAAAGGATGTTTCTGAAGGCAATTATAAATACCCTGTTGCTGGTGCGTCTGGTATAATTGGATATTCTAATGAATTTAACCAAGACGAAAGATTGATGACAACTGGGAGAGTAGGGACTTTAGGCATAGTTAATCGGTATAACGAACGATTATATACAGCGGATAATGTTCTTGTTATCAAAGCAAAATTTTATGAATATTGCTATCAGATTTTGAATCGCCTTGATTATGCTGAAATAACGAAGGGCGGGGTGCAAAGTCTAATTACTCAAACGGATCTCAAGAATATTTCGATAAATATTCCAACTGATACGGAATTGAAACAATTTGAAATAACGAATTCAAAATTGTTTGAACATGTAAAATACAAAATAGACGAAAACCAAACCCTAACTCAAATGCAAACCCTTCTCCTCTCCAAAATGGGGTACTAA
- a CDS encoding AAA family ATPase — translation MDYSEKIVGRQEEQKTLQKCFESPKAEFVAIYGRRRIGKTFLVKQFFKEEFDFYTTGVYQVSKAEQLRNWKKQLQKFSGQSTNIPKNWFEAFDQLENYLRTLKKKRIVVFIDELPWLDTPKSNFLRALEMFWNSWGADCQRLKLVVCGSATTWMVNKLLGDKGGLHNRVTRPIYLAPFSLLETRKYLAKENFDWSDSEIVETYMCLGGTPYYLSLLDSSLSLRQNIDKLFFKRNAVLRTEYDFLFRSLFNESTIYRKVVELLSAKLVGLTRNAIISGLGAADNGKLSEVLENLEKCDFIRHYQSFGKKRNEALFQLTDMFTLFFLRFVKDYKGMNENAWSNLSDSKRNAWQGYAFEQVCIHHVAQVKAALGISGIESDVCSWSKKNGKKGSQIDLIIDRSDKVIDLCEIKYCDRPFEIKKDYAEWLKERRDIFRDDVKTNKTLHLTMIAPFGVANGKYASLIQSIVKAEDLFR, via the coding sequence ATGGACTATTCAGAGAAAATTGTTGGCCGGCAAGAAGAGCAAAAGACCTTGCAAAAATGCTTTGAAAGTCCGAAAGCGGAGTTTGTCGCAATCTATGGTCGCAGGCGAATAGGGAAGACGTTCCTTGTCAAGCAATTTTTCAAGGAAGAATTCGATTTCTATACAACAGGGGTGTATCAGGTAAGCAAGGCTGAACAACTGAGAAACTGGAAAAAGCAACTTCAAAAGTTCAGCGGGCAAAGTACAAACATTCCCAAGAACTGGTTTGAGGCCTTTGACCAGCTGGAAAATTACCTTCGGACATTAAAGAAAAAAAGGATTGTCGTATTTATTGACGAACTGCCGTGGCTTGACACGCCGAAATCCAATTTCCTCAGGGCCCTGGAAATGTTTTGGAACAGCTGGGGAGCCGATTGCCAAAGGTTGAAACTGGTGGTTTGCGGCAGCGCTACGACCTGGATGGTGAACAAGCTGTTGGGCGACAAGGGCGGACTGCACAATAGGGTGACTAGGCCTATCTATCTTGCTCCCTTTTCGTTGCTTGAAACCCGTAAATACCTTGCAAAAGAAAACTTTGACTGGTCTGATTCGGAAATCGTCGAAACCTACATGTGCCTGGGTGGAACACCCTACTATCTATCGTTGCTAGATTCGTCGCTTAGCTTGAGGCAAAATATAGATAAGCTTTTTTTCAAGAGAAACGCCGTACTCAGGACAGAATACGACTTTCTGTTTCGGTCGCTCTTTAACGAATCGACAATTTACAGGAAGGTTGTAGAACTGTTGTCCGCAAAGCTTGTGGGCCTCACAAGGAACGCTATTATTTCGGGACTTGGTGCGGCAGATAACGGAAAATTGAGCGAAGTCCTGGAAAATCTGGAAAAGTGCGACTTTATCCGCCATTACCAGTCTTTTGGCAAAAAAAGGAATGAGGCTCTGTTTCAGTTGACCGACATGTTTACGTTGTTCTTTTTGCGGTTCGTAAAGGACTACAAGGGCATGAATGAAAATGCGTGGAGCAATTTGTCTGACAGCAAACGCAATGCGTGGCAGGGGTATGCGTTCGAACAAGTTTGCATACACCACGTCGCTCAAGTGAAAGCGGCTTTGGGTATATCGGGAATCGAAAGCGACGTCTGTTCGTGGTCAAAGAAAAACGGCAAGAAAGGTTCCCAGATAGACTTGATTATAGACCGGAGCGACAAGGTGATAGACCTGTGCGAAATAAAGTATTGTGACAGACCCTTCGAGATAAAGAAAGACTATGCCGAGTGGTTGAAGGAACGCCGTGACATTTTCAGGGATGATGTGAAGACTAACAAGACGCTGCACTTGACAATGATTGCGCCTTTTGGAGTGGCGAATGGAAAATACGCGTCTTTAATACAAAGTATTGTTAAAGCGGAGGATCTGTTTCGATGA
- a CDS encoding RNA-binding domain-containing protein, with amino-acid sequence MPESQNIEYKESWRDEYIKWICGFANAQGGKIFVGVDDKGHVIGLQNAKKLMEDIPNKVRDALGLLVDVNLLSVDSKEYIEISISPSTYPVNYKGEYHYRTGSTKQLLQGASLTQFLLNKTGTKWDAVPVDGVSFRDLDKESFDIFRREAKKSGRMTAQDLSMTDEELLDSLNLVVDGKLTRAAVLLFHRKPEKWFGGAYVKIGFFGDGPDLQYQDEIYGSLFIQADRVVELIYLKYFKARISYDGLIRVERYPIPKDAMREAVYNALMHSNYSSGVPIQIRIHENEVLISNDCIFPANWTVETLMQRHRSEQYNPKIANAFFRAGYVEAWGRGIENMCKLCKDYGVKTEYTVHPGDVMLAFFAKQETAATQSATQSTTQSTTQSTQKYLPIEIKLMHYLVANPRATQGQIAKYLGMNLNTTKYYLNKLGKLEVPAIKHEGTTRKGSWMVLIDLENL; translated from the coding sequence ATGCCCGAAAGTCAGAACATCGAGTACAAGGAATCGTGGCGAGATGAGTATATCAAGTGGATATGCGGTTTTGCGAATGCTCAAGGTGGAAAGATTTTTGTAGGCGTAGATGACAAGGGACATGTCATCGGATTGCAGAATGCCAAGAAGCTCATGGAAGATATCCCGAATAAAGTCAGGGATGCATTGGGCTTGCTGGTAGATGTAAACCTGCTTTCTGTAGATTCCAAGGAATACATCGAAATCTCGATTTCTCCGAGTACATATCCCGTAAACTATAAAGGCGAATATCATTACCGGACCGGGAGTACAAAGCAGCTTTTGCAAGGTGCTTCGCTCACGCAGTTTTTGCTGAACAAGACCGGAACAAAATGGGACGCGGTCCCTGTCGATGGAGTCAGCTTTAGGGATTTGGACAAGGAAAGCTTCGACATCTTCCGCCGGGAGGCGAAAAAGTCGGGCCGGATGACTGCGCAAGATTTGTCGATGACGGACGAAGAACTGTTGGACAGCCTGAATCTGGTTGTAGATGGAAAATTGACCCGCGCCGCAGTCTTGCTTTTTCACCGCAAGCCGGAAAAATGGTTTGGCGGCGCATACGTGAAAATAGGTTTTTTTGGCGATGGGCCCGATTTGCAATACCAAGATGAAATTTACGGTTCGTTGTTCATTCAGGCTGATCGAGTCGTCGAGCTCATTTACCTCAAGTATTTCAAGGCACGCATCAGTTACGACGGCCTGATTCGGGTGGAACGCTACCCCATTCCAAAGGATGCCATGCGCGAAGCCGTTTACAACGCCCTGATGCATTCGAATTACTCCTCTGGAGTTCCGATTCAAATTCGCATACACGAGAACGAAGTCCTTATAAGCAACGATTGCATTTTCCCGGCCAATTGGACCGTCGAAACATTGATGCAACGGCACCGTTCTGAACAATACAACCCCAAAATCGCAAACGCGTTCTTTAGGGCGGGCTACGTGGAAGCGTGGGGCAGGGGCATCGAAAACATGTGCAAACTTTGCAAGGATTATGGAGTCAAGACGGAATATACTGTGCACCCCGGGGATGTGATGCTTGCATTTTTTGCCAAGCAAGAGACTGCGGCCACCCAATCCGCCACCCAATCGACCACCCAATCGACCACCCAATCGACTCAAAAATACTTGCCGATTGAAATCAAACTTATGCATTATCTGGTAGCCAATCCACGTGCAACTCAGGGTCAAATTGCAAAATACTTGGGAATGAACTTGAATACCACCAAGTATTATTTGAACAAACTAGGTAAACTTGAAGTCCCCGCGATTAAGCACGAAGGCACGACAAGAAAAGGCTCGTGGATGGTTTTGATAGACTTGGAGAATCTATGA
- a CDS encoding type I restriction-modification system subunit M, giving the protein MAERKSSKKKVVEKSVEASLWESANKLRGSVEPAEYKHVVLSLIFLKFASDKFEEQREKLIAAGRQKYVEMPEFYNKDNVFYLEETSRWSFIIEHARQSDIALLIDTALANIEKKNKALRGALPDNYFSRLQLDTAKLAALISDIDGIDTIKDKEQDVVGRVYEYFLGKFAIAEGKGKGEFYTPKTIVGLIAEMIEPYRGKIYDPCCGSGGMFVQSMKFIEAHHGNKREVSVYGQEYTGTTYKLAKMNLAIRGISGNLGDKPADTFAEDQHKDLKADFIMANPPFNQKSWRAENELLDDPRWKGYTVPPTSNANYGWILNILSKLSENGVAGFLLSNGALSGEGDEQQIRKELLQNDKVEAILILPRNMFYSTDISVTLWILNNNKTAREVKVGDSMRKYRSRKGEVLFMDLRQMGEPFEKKYTQFSAEDIAKISGTYHKWQTQKIKDEPEFCATATLKEIEAKNWSLVPSKYIEFKNRDEAVNFDEKMRELQAEMRTLLKAEKESEKELAKVFKNLGFEL; this is encoded by the coding sequence ATGGCAGAAAGAAAATCGTCTAAGAAGAAAGTTGTAGAAAAGTCCGTAGAGGCGTCCCTCTGGGAGTCTGCGAACAAGTTGCGCGGCAGCGTGGAACCCGCCGAATACAAGCATGTGGTGCTTTCGCTTATCTTCCTCAAGTTTGCAAGCGACAAGTTCGAGGAACAGCGCGAAAAGCTCATCGCCGCCGGCCGCCAGAAATACGTGGAAATGCCCGAGTTCTACAACAAGGACAACGTCTTTTACCTAGAAGAAACTTCCCGCTGGAGCTTTATCATCGAGCATGCCCGCCAAAGCGACATTGCGCTCCTGATCGATACCGCGCTTGCGAACATCGAAAAGAAGAACAAGGCGTTGCGCGGGGCACTCCCCGACAACTATTTCTCGCGCCTGCAACTCGACACCGCAAAACTCGCGGCGCTCATCAGCGACATCGACGGCATCGACACCATCAAAGACAAGGAACAGGATGTTGTCGGGCGCGTGTATGAATATTTCCTCGGAAAGTTCGCCATCGCCGAAGGCAAGGGCAAAGGCGAATTCTATACGCCCAAGACAATCGTCGGTCTCATCGCCGAAATGATTGAACCCTACCGCGGCAAGATTTACGACCCCTGCTGCGGTTCGGGCGGCATGTTCGTGCAAAGCATGAAGTTTATCGAGGCGCATCACGGCAACAAGCGCGAAGTCTCCGTATATGGCCAGGAATACACCGGCACCACGTATAAACTTGCGAAGATGAATCTCGCCATCCGCGGCATCTCCGGCAACCTGGGCGACAAACCCGCCGACACCTTTGCCGAAGACCAGCACAAGGATTTGAAAGCCGACTTTATCATGGCGAACCCGCCGTTCAACCAGAAATCGTGGCGTGCCGAAAACGAACTCCTCGACGACCCGCGCTGGAAAGGCTACACCGTGCCGCCCACGAGCAACGCGAACTACGGCTGGATTCTGAACATCCTCTCGAAACTCTCCGAAAACGGCGTAGCGGGCTTTCTGCTCAGTAACGGCGCGCTCAGCGGCGAAGGCGACGAACAGCAAATCCGCAAGGAACTTTTGCAGAACGACAAGGTCGAGGCAATCCTCATTCTGCCCCGCAACATGTTCTACTCCACCGACATCAGCGTGACGCTCTGGATTCTGAACAACAACAAGACCGCCCGCGAAGTCAAGGTCGGCGATTCCATGCGCAAGTACAGGAGCCGCAAAGGCGAAGTGCTCTTTATGGACCTGCGCCAGATGGGCGAACCCTTCGAAAAGAAATACACCCAGTTCAGCGCCGAGGACATCGCAAAAATCAGCGGCACCTACCACAAGTGGCAAACGCAGAAAATCAAGGACGAACCCGAATTCTGCGCCACCGCCACCCTCAAGGAAATCGAGGCGAAAAACTGGTCGCTCGTGCCGAGCAAGTACATCGAATTCAAGAACCGCGATGAGGCCGTGAACTTTGACGAAAAGATGCGCGAACTCCAAGCGGAAATGCGCACCCTCCTCAAAGCCGAAAAAGAAAGCGAAAAGGAACTCGCCAAAGTGTTCAAGAACCTGGGATTTGAATTGTAG
- a CDS encoding type II toxin-antitoxin system RelE/ParE family toxin encodes MPSKKFAVEWTESAAADLRGIVLYIAENSLQNARQIFAKIKTECENLEKFPEMGKVPAELEALQIGGYRELVVAPWRIFYRKDTERIVVLTVIDSRRNIDDAVWKRMMR; translated from the coding sequence ATGCCAAGTAAAAAGTTCGCTGTAGAATGGACAGAATCCGCCGCTGCAGATTTAAGAGGGATTGTCTTGTACATTGCAGAGAACAGTCTGCAAAATGCTCGGCAGATATTTGCAAAGATCAAGACCGAATGTGAAAACTTGGAAAAGTTCCCGGAGATGGGGAAGGTCCCTGCAGAATTGGAAGCTTTGCAAATCGGTGGATATCGGGAATTGGTCGTAGCTCCTTGGCGCATTTTTTATCGCAAGGATACAGAGCGTATTGTTGTTTTGACTGTTATTGATTCGCGACGAAATATTGACGATGCGGTTTGGAAACGAATGATGCGGTGA
- a CDS encoding type II toxin-antitoxin system Phd/YefM family antitoxin, whose amino-acid sequence MSELKNIKPISYVKANAAKVLDHVCETRSPYIVTQNGEARGVLLDIDTYQSMQDGLKLFKLFAQSEGEVAKGKIIRQKDLFASLEKELNAK is encoded by the coding sequence ATGTCGGAATTAAAAAACATTAAACCTATCTCGTATGTCAAGGCCAATGCGGCGAAGGTCTTGGATCATGTCTGTGAGACGCGATCTCCTTATATTGTGACGCAAAATGGCGAGGCGAGGGGAGTCCTTTTGGACATTGACACTTACCAGTCGATGCAAGACGGTTTAAAGCTTTTTAAGCTGTTTGCGCAAAGCGAAGGCGAAGTTGCGAAAGGCAAAATCATCCGTCAAAAAGATCTCTTTGCTTCTTTGGAGAAGGAACTGAATGCCAAGTAA